GCGCTCGGGTGCGCCGGCATGGACCCGCTCCTCGACCTGCGCGGGCGCGAGGACCTGGCCGGCCGGACGCTGCACCACACCGTCGTCGCGCTCGCCGACGAGATCGCCGCCGCGGCCGGTCTCGTCATGGAGAAGGACAGCGGCGTCGCCGCTGCCGTCGTGCGCGGCGTCCGCTATACGCCCGGCCGCCGCGGTGCGGCCGCGGCCCTCGTCCGCAAGCCGGAGTTCGACCTGTTCCGCTAGAAGGACGTACCCGGCCACGGGCCTGCACGATCGGCGCCGCATCGTGCAGCGCTGCACGGCGTCCTCGCGCCCGCGCAAACAGACTCGCGGGCATGCCCCTTGCTGCCCGCAACGGCGGCCCACATGTACGCCGCCTTCTACGGTCTCGAGGAAGAACCCTTCAACATCACCCCGGACCCACGCTTCCTCTACCTGAACAACACCTACCAGGAGGCGCTGGCGGCGCTCGGCTACGGCATCCAGGCGCGCAAGGGCTTCCTGTCGCTCATCGGCGAGGCCGGCACCGGGAAGACCACCCTCCTCCGCCACCTGCTCGACACCCTCGATCCGAGCGTCCGCACGGTCCTCCTGATGAACCCGACGGTCAGCTTCGACGAGATCCTCGAGTACATCCTGATCGAGCTCGGCATCCCGACCGAGGCGACGGGCAAGCTCGGCCGCTTCCACCGTCTGAACGAGTTCCTGATCGAGCACGCCCGCGCCGGCGGCAACGTCGCCCTGCTGATCGACGAGGCGCAGGACCTCGATGCGAGCGTCCTCGAGCAGCTCCGCCTGCTGTCGAACCTCGAGACGGCACGCGAGAAGATCCTCCAGATCCTCTTCGCCGGGCAGCCCGAGCTCGAGACGAAGTTCGCCAACCCGGCGCTCCGACAGCTTCGCCAGCGGGTCACGCTCCGCGTGCGCCTGCGGCCGCTCGCCCCGGCCGAGGTCGCCGCCTACGTCCGCACCCGCCTCGAACGCGCCGGGGCCACCGACCTCGCCCTCTTCGCCGAGCCCGCGCTCGAGCGCGTCGCCGCCCTCAGCCACGGCATTCCGCGGGTCATCAACGTGCTGTGCGACGCCGCGCTGCTGACCGCCTTCGCCACGGGCGCCAAGCAGGTGACGCCCGCCGTGATCGACGAGGCGTGGCGCGACTACGCGCCCGCCATCGCCCC
This is a stretch of genomic DNA from Deltaproteobacteria bacterium. It encodes these proteins:
- a CDS encoding DUF4440 domain-containing protein; amino-acid sequence: MYAAFYGLEEEPFNITPDPRFLYLNNTYQEALAALGYGIQARKGFLSLIGEAGTGKTTLLRHLLDTLDPSVRTVLLMNPTVSFDEILEYILIELGIPTEATGKLGRFHRLNEFLIEHARAGGNVALLIDEAQDLDASVLEQLRLLSNLETAREKILQILFAGQPELETKFANPALRQLRQRVTLRVRLRPLAPAEVAAYVRTRLERAGATDLALFAEPALERVAALSHGIPRVINVLCDAALLTAFATGAKQVTPAVIDEAWRDYAPAIAPEAEPQAVVIVPAASMARVAEPPPQVAASVEPVFSVAAARAAAVESALAAPPVEVAPPPPAPETPPLEPPMTSSPVPASPVARHAFSIPAGAACVAALAVVLYAVSPPGKDADPPAAAAPSPAVASGTVSEAIAATAEVRPVRTESPLSTEEAAAVVEQFRTAYEARDVDRLVQLFAPDAAENGTRGVDAIASGYRRMFMAIEELSYRLESLSIAPHGPAAEVRGPFIIRYRESGGDHLEVRGQAEWEVRRREGRPLITALTYRLDPQS